The Corynebacterium mycetoides genome includes the window AGGCCGTTGGTGGCTACGGCGTCTCCGCCGTGGGGACCGTCCTCACCCGCGAGCGAGGTGAAGCGCCCGCCAGCTTCGGTGACCAGCACGGACAGTGCCGCGAGATCCCACAGCGAGACTTCGGGCTCGGCGGCGATATCCACGGAACCTTCAGCGACGAAGCAGTAGGAGAGGAAATCGCCGTAGCCGCGGAGGCGCCACGTGTCGTCCGACAGCGAGATGAGCGCATCGCGCAGACCGCGGTCGCGCCAGCCGCTCAGCGAAGAAATCGCGAGCGAGGCGTCGCCAAGCTTATCGACGCCCGACACCCCCAGCTTCTTCACACCACCACCCGCGAAGGTCCGCCACGCGCCGGTGCCGGAGCTGGCGTACCAGCGGCGGGCGAGGGCGGGAGCACTGACGACGCCGACCACGGGTTGGCCGTCCTCGAGCAGCGCGATGAGAGTGGCCCACACCGGCACACCCCGCACATAGTTCTTCGTCCCGTCAATCGGGTCGATCACCCACTGGCGCCCCTCGAAGTGGACGTCGCCGCCGAATTCCTCGCCGAGAATCGCGTCCGTCGGGCGGGCCTCCTCGAGTTTGTCGCGCAGCGCCTGCTCCACGGCGACATCCGCATCTGAAACCGGCGTCATGTCGGGCTTGGAATCGACCTTGAGGTCGGCAGATTCAAAGCGCGCGATCGTGACCGTGTCGGCGATGTCGGCGAGTTCGAGGGCGAGGGCGAGATCGTCTGAGTAGGTGGACATGCTCACCGACTCTAGTGCCCCGAGTCGGCGAGGAGGCTGAGCACGTCGTCGACGAGACGGCGGTTACCTGCGACGCACCACGTCACGCCACCTGCGTCGACCTTCACCGCGGCACCGCAGGCTGCTTCGACGAGCGCTTTGCCGGGCAGCCAGTCCCAGTCGGCGACAGAATGCTGCATCCATCCTCCAATGCCGCCGGAGGCGACGGTGGCGAGGTCGATCGACCCGGCGCCGAACATCCGCACCGTCGCTGCGCGACTCGCCGCGGCCATCCAGGCTCCGCGGATGCCGTCGTCAAGCATGACGCGCGGGTGGAGGTAGGTGGCGAGGGCGAGTTGGTCGAGGGGGGCGTCGACAAGCGGCGCGAGCTGGGCGCCGTTCTTTAACGACTCCCCGCCGTGCGCGGTCCACGTCGTTTTCAGTGCCGGGCGGTTGACTGCGCTGGCGACGATGCGTTCCGGGTCGGAGGGCTCACCCTCCACGAGCGCCACTGCCGAACAGAAATAGTCCGACCCGCAAGAAAAGTTGTAGGTCCCGTCCACTGGGTCGATGACCCACGTGCGGCCGCTCGCGGACGCTTTGGCCGCGCCTTCCTCGCCGAGCACTCCGTCGTCCGGGCGGAGGGCGGCGAGCACGTCGGCGACGAACTTCTCCGCGGCCGTGTCCGCCTCGGTGACGACATCCGACACCGACGTCTTCTGACTCGTCTCCAGCCCGCGGTTGCGCATGGACAGCGCGAGTTCGCCCGCCGTCTCGACGAGGGCGGGCGCGAGTTCGCGGTCTTCGGCGTGTTCCAAGTCGGCGATGAATGCGTGGGCTAGGTCGCTCATGCCAGCCATTATTGCGCCGTCCACTAGACTGCGCACGTATGCAACCGGAGACTAGCGCACGCATCCAATCGCTCGACGCGACGATGACCACCATCGAGAAGGTGATGGATCTCGACGAGATGGATTCGCGGGCCCGGGAGCTGGAGAGCCAGGCGGCGGACCCGAGCCTGTGGGACGACCCGGAGCACGCGCAGCAGATCACCACCGAGCTGTCCAACGTCCAAGCGCGGCTGCGCAAAGTGCGCGGCTTGCGGCAGCGTCTCGACGATCTCCCCGTGATGTACGAGCTCGCGGAGGAAGAGGGGGACGCTTCGCTTGCCGACGACGAACTCGCCGACCTCACCGGCGCAGTCGAATCCCTTGAGGTCACCACCATGCTCTCCGGCGAATACGATGCCCGCGAGGCGGTGGTGAATATCCGCTCCGGCGCCGGCGGCGTCGATGCCGCGGACTGGGCCGAGATGCTCATGCGCATGTACACGCGGTGGGCGGAGAAGAACGGCTACAAGGTCGACATTTACGACGTCTCGTACGCGGAGGAGGCCGGCATCAAGTCGGCGACGTTCGTGGTGCACGGCGAGTACATGTACGGCCAGTTGTCGGTGGAGCAGGGCGCGCACCGCCTCGTCCGCATCTCGCCCTTTGACAACCAGGGGCGCCGGCAGACCTCATTCGCCGAAGTGGAAGTGCTGCCTGTCGTCGAGCAAACCGACCACATCGATATTCCGGACTCGGACATCCGCGTCGACGTCTACCGCTCGTCCGGTCCCGGCGGACAGTCAGTGAACACGACCGACTCGGCGGTGCGCATCACCCACCTTCCCACCGGAATTGTGGTCACCTGCCAGAACGAGAAATCGCAGATCCAGAACAAGGCCTCTGCGATGAACGTCCTCCAGTCCAAACTCTTGGAGCAGAAGCGCCAAGAGGAGAAAGCGGAAATGGATGCGCTCGGTGCCGGCGGCAACGCCAGCT containing:
- the hisN gene encoding histidinol-phosphatase, with the protein product MSTYSDDLALALELADIADTVTIARFESADLKVDSKPDMTPVSDADVAVEQALRDKLEEARPTDAILGEEFGGDVHFEGRQWVIDPIDGTKNYVRGVPVWATLIALLEDGQPVVGVVSAPALARRWYASSGTGAWRTFAGGGVKKLGVSGVDKLGDASLAISSLSGWRDRGLRDALISLSDDTWRLRGYGDFLSYCFVAEGSVDIAAEPEVSLWDLAALSVLVTEAGGRFTSLAGEDGPHGGDAVATNGLLHDEVLGRLRN
- a CDS encoding inositol monophosphatase family protein — protein: MSDLAHAFIADLEHAEDRELAPALVETAGELALSMRNRGLETSQKTSVSDVVTEADTAAEKFVADVLAALRPDDGVLGEEGAAKASASGRTWVIDPVDGTYNFSCGSDYFCSAVALVEGEPSDPERIVASAVNRPALKTTWTAHGGESLKNGAQLAPLVDAPLDQLALATYLHPRVMLDDGIRGAWMAAASRAATVRMFGAGSIDLATVASGGIGGWMQHSVADWDWLPGKALVEAACGAAVKVDAGGVTWCVAGNRRLVDDVLSLLADSGH
- the prfB gene encoding peptide chain release factor 2; its protein translation is MQPETSARIQSLDATMTTIEKVMDLDEMDSRARELESQAADPSLWDDPEHAQQITTELSNVQARLRKVRGLRQRLDDLPVMYELAEEEGDASLADDELADLTGAVESLEVTTMLSGEYDAREAVVNIRSGAGGVDAADWAEMLMRMYTRWAEKNGYKVDIYDVSYAEEAGIKSATFVVHGEYMYGQLSVEQGAHRLVRISPFDNQGRRQTSFAEVEVLPVVEQTDHIDIPDSDIRVDVYRSSGPGGQSVNTTDSAVRITHLPTGIVVTCQNEKSQIQNKASAMNVLQSKLLEQKRQEEKAEMDALGAGGNASWGNQMRSYVLHPYQMVKDLRTEYEVNDPQKVLDGDIDGFLETGIRWRMAQREAGE